Part of the Rhizoctonia solani chromosome 2, complete sequence genome is shown below.
tggaacaaacatgacgggggaaCTGATTGAGGATTTGCTTGGGCGGATTTTCCCTGCTTTCaattcatccctgagccagtctttTAGCGTGGCAGACTCGGcatctgtcatactgtaGAGGGGAGaattgagggggccttcttcggtgagttcaatcccaatattgtaatgcctatggggaggaagcttgttgaattcctcttctccaaataccttggcgtattggtggtatttggagggtactccttcaagggggttctgatcagcttcttcctcttcggcaatggccacatgttctggAGGAGTGTGTGGGAAGGATAGGGTGCGCGTGTTCCAATCTATTTCTGGGTTATGAgcatctaaccatttcaaaccTAGGATGGCCGCATGGCTGCCAGTAttacagatgaggaaggtctccgtcatctttttgccatcatagGTGAAGGTGAgtactgccttcttccagatttttcctgcctgggggctcaacccatcgagcatagtaacggtacgTGGAGTGGGGagatcaatgagtggaaggcggagtgattccgtGGTGCAAGGGTGTAAGAATGATGacgtggcgcctgagtcaatcaggacttctaatgttTCCGCTGTTTTCTCTGGCCGTATTGGAATTGTAAAGAGAGGTGTAATTCTATTGGTAgatgatatattacaaaattccaaacacagaccagagtccttggggtccttgcgcgcggcagcaggtacccttactcttttcccgattggtactcggagtcgtcgccaatcttggcggtttccttggctttccccttgtcctccttaggggtagccttccatccAGTCCGGCATTTGGCAAATTTATGCCCGggtttgccgcatttgacacagagaccttctgcgcggcggcggttgcgttcttcctccGAGACGTaattgggattggaggagagggggccggttttggtggcctgttggccggtactcgccccccgGTTGGGAGTGGAAGAGGTTttgccagacttattaccctgttgcgggtggctggctcgCTCcttgcggagggcgttgtcaatgaggAGGGCGGCATCTTGTAGCTCCCTCAGGGTTCTTGGTTGCCTTTCCCTTGTGGCAATTTGTTTgcggacctcccagtggagtcCTCGCGCAAATTGGCCGCAAAGTGCGGCATTGTTCCAGTCgagttccatttgcagcgtgcgGAACTTAGTAATATATTCGGCACAAGTGCCGGTCTGGGTGAGGGAAGTAATCTTCCGCTCCACTGCTCTGGTTGCGTCGGGGTCGCCAAAGGCGGTCAGGAACTCGTTTTTGAATTCATCCACGGTCTGGATGATCGCGCGATGGGACCCTAATTGGTCcaggtggggatgggcccaggcccctgctGCTTCTTCCATATTCATGAGAAGGAAGCTGAGGACCTCCAAGTCCGAGGGGAACTGCCTCTGGTTGAGGCGAatccaggccaacatgcgggttagccattgcttggcctccaagcctatcttgcctttgaaggcatctgggtggtccacctttacagtggagggggctggaggctgcGCCGGGGTAATGAtaggcgctggtggaggtccttggggggctggagccggtccagaagggaaggaagaggagggaTAGGGGTTAAACAGGGTGAGAGGGTCGCGCCTAggggcccctgtggagaagataggggctggggccccaagggATGGTTGAGTCTTGCCAAAAGGCTCAACTTTGGGcgcggccctgggagtttcctcgACCGCgggggtttttgttcttctggggtgtgggggCCCCGGGATTGCTGGagttgggcaagcccatccttgacagtatcaaCCGCTTGTGAGATGTTCTCGACATTGGTCCGAACCTCTTGGCTAACTTCGGCTTGCTCCGAGAGGGTCCGCTCGATGCGGTCAACCTGGGATTGGAGTCCCCAGAGAaggcggatgacccgctCGAGAGATACTTCGccgagctcaggggaggctggcggaaggaagggtcccagctctccctgATCAataggggagcgggctcGAGAGGGtggccgggagcgggttgccataggatgtgtggggtaggaccggccagcgtgggtggATGCCCGGGAGGAAGAACAAgggggagtgcgggaggtaatggtggaagGTGTGGGGTACTAgtgtgcctatatcaggacttatgagcgctttatcgTATgtgtacgctaaacccttgcctcaaccggcctagcgttggacagttcttaccctgatcaactgccgtggacgggcgtgatgcggggcagtgcttctgcaagcgggtggattggctgtctagggttgctaacgaatggtgcggcgaccggtggtatgcggacgattagaacccgttagccttatagcaatttggtactaggtggggacaacgctggtttgattattgacagcaaaaggcgatcccaatcacctgatttccctcgtgctagtactaggggccttctcgttgttgggctgagtgggtgtgctggtgggcacggtttgcaaccgacttaaggttgattacctagtgtcctagacgtctgaaaggacgtcaagggcgcgggcgcttgtggccgtgtggaaATACAGTAAgtaccgcgtaaggcggcgaggtctaccctacgacgtctaactactaatctacaatgaccaaggccgtatgggcaatggcaaactacgTATATACAGTGGagtcaacgcttaaggcgttgtaaTACTACTTAGTggtctggctgtaaggccttgtacaagtgaagatgcgacaagaggtaattgacctgggtgttaccatggttggtgtgcctccttatatattcagaGTAgctactaattacaaatacaatatatcaaatacgtaatccaataagaaccccgctccgcagtcggccttactcatacatacgtgtcatcaggtggaggtggctacgtatgctgagataagcgcggatggggacgtggcttggcgcttagcgtatgatataagcgccgatgtcacgtgattgaaaatgtcgtccgttcaactttgtttaaatttgagaaaatgggaattaattccctggtatcaggtgtgtctacgacaatTTCACAATTCCCCACTGGCAGgccacccaggacaacaaagGACACTTGAACTAATCAGCAGGTCCTACTGGTGGCCTGGTATGAAGTCctcagccaaagaatgggtcaaATGCTGTCCTATCTGTCAAGCTAACCGTTGCGCTCATGCCCCCGTCATTTCCCTGAAACCACTAGAGGTCCCGCCATTTCCCTTCCATACCATATCCTACAACTTTATCACAGGATTTCCTAAGTTGCAGGGCTCTGACGCAATCCTAGttgtgtcataaacagaggaaaatagaactagccggaattgaaccagcttgaccactaagccatagagccctattattcctctgctgacaacccatgattacacctgctaccccccaaatttgggcttgggccagcatgcaaccacttgtactggtcatgtgaccgtgtccaggacaagtTGTCATAGACTCtttttccaagtttgggcaCTTTATCCTGACCACCAAGAGAATCTCAGCCAAAGGACTAGCAGACCTATTTGTTTCACACGTCTGGAAATTGCATGGATTACCCGTTAGAACAATATCAGATAGGGGAACCACCTTCACGGGAAAATTCCTCAGGGCACTGTACCAACAACTGGAATCAAGCCAGCCTTCTCattggcctaccacccggaattggacggacaaacagaaagggtcaaccagttcatagaATTCTATCTTAGGTCATATGTAGCAGCGGATCACTTGGACTGGGCCATGTGGTTGCCACTGGCGgaatatgcatacaacaacgccaaacaCGCTGCCACAGGAAAAACTCCCTTTGAATTAGTCTACGGAAGGAACCCTGTAATGAACCCCTCCAACATCCCAGCAAATGTCCCGGAAGCCAACCATGTAGCAGACACCCTGgcacaagaatggaaggaggcagAGTCCGCCCTTaggatgacaaaggaaagaatggcAGGAACCAGAGGCACCATCCCCAAATACTCCATTGGGGAAAAAGTATGGCTAGACGCAAAGAATGTGAACATTTGGTCAAATTCAAACAAACTGGACCCCAAGCGCCTAGGCCCTTTTGAAATCACCGAGAAAATCTCTAGCCACGCATATTGCCTAAAACTCCCTGCCactctgaaaatccatgatgtgttctACGTAGGATTACTATCCAAGAGCCACAAATCCTCaagccaaccattcccagaccaaccccctcctgagacaatagaaggggaagaagaatacgaggttgAACAGATCCTTGACTCAAAAAGACAACAAGGAAAGTGGTTTTATCtcatcaaatggaaaggatatggaccagaagacaattcatgggaaccggaagaactcctggaacatagtcaagaagagatcaaccGTTTCAACAAATCACAACtgagaaaggcttgtgtcataaacagaggaaaatagaactagccggaattgaaccagcttgaccactaagccatagagccctattattcctctgctgacaacccatgattacacctgctacccccaaatttgggcttgggccagcatgcaaccacttgtactggtcatgtgaccgtgtccaggacagcttgtgactccgccaagagcctttaaggggggggcaatgttacaccctcaagaattataccattggatttgcctatTTTTCCttttatttttagtattttttacggactctttatcttcactttttgatcacgtgatcttggcgcttatctatgccaagatgccgcaccgagatgccatgccaagggcgcttaggagtaatccacgcttctgcgcagtccgcagcacaattctcatttcacatatGTACTTCcattctcacgcgcacagaccatgtagatagtgcgttCTCTcctatatacagcaggaaaaacgcttggaaaccccaagttgtttttaccttgtctcttactcattagagaaggtattcagccagctaagtagctggcccctaagtagtttGCAGACGCTCACCTCCCCttgacctatcacacctcccaggcctcaggccccttcaccgtcagtagttagaagtagagcgccttaagcgctagtagtatagccttagatagtcaTCTTACTTAaactagtgtagtagtacggccttaagcgcccgcttccattagcgtgtacccaccttacagtggtgtacaacataaTCCCTgatacaccaaaaagacaatatctcatggtggcggggtatcttcatttgggggtgcattacCCAAGAGGGAGTTGGGTGATTGTACCTTATACAATGCAAGCTGAACGCCCTgggatacattgaaatccttggggacgccttctttggaaccctTGCCAACTATAAAATCACCCTGTTCAACATTACATTCCAGCACAACCAAGAtccaaagcatacagccaggctgacacaaTGTTGGCTTGCCAGTTGGGGCATAAGCGTCCTCCCATGGCCATCAAAAAGCCCAGATTTGAATATAATTGAGAACGtctggtggcatctgaaggagCACATGCGTACTCACTGACCTCCCGCTTCAAATAAggaagaattatggaaaatagtgagggacaaatggaaacaaatttccccaaaatatattggcaatttgtatgattcattactgcgtcaagtacaagctgtgtatttagctaaaggtggaaacaccaaatactaaaatttgtatccaaattattcagttttgcatgtcattttgggtgcatgcatgcagttgcaggtgcaatttgaaatgctcaaaaagaatgagccagcccaaaaatttcgctcacgcgtatctccacgaggagacttagtttcgatctaaaactttgtacatatgttctatactactgtatctacataatttactattacatcgtaaacgaattctcaatcgtgcgggtgacgcgtgagcgtcattgatttgagctcacgtggctcaatctttttgggcgcaagtgtatgtGCTCGGCACCATGGTGGCTATTATCAGATACATCCCAACGCTGACGTCTAAGTCGTGGCCTACAAGTACGAAGCTATAGACCGAATCAAGGAATGGATCCTAGGACCCGCATTATGCTGGAGGATGCAGTATATTAAGACGCTATATGTAGTAATACAATGAATAAAGCGGAAATAGGAAGTAAACACATGATGCATTCAACGGAATTAAGAACGGCACCAACACCTATATATGACATTTGTACACGTGCCGATAGGCGGAAGGGGTCATGACTTCTTAATCCAGAGCATGCTGGTGCGTTGAATAGAACGTTAAGTGTTGACCTTTCAGAATCAGACCACCGGAATGACGTCGCCAACCTGACCAAGTTATTCGAATAAAACCCAATTCCACATTTATTGAAAGTGTTGCAAAGATCCCCAGGATTCCGGGGCACaagcccccccccccccaaaaaaaaaattcCCACAGTGTTGTGGAACCCGTCAAGTCAATTCTCCTTAGCGAATCGGCTGACTGGAGGATGGTGCGTATCTTGGGAGTTGGCGACTTTGATCTTAGTGCTCTAGCTTCGGAGGTTACCAAGTGTTCATATATGCACTTGTAAAGTCATTGTCATTCGAATACCCAGGACTACAATGGCCGTTATCCGATGCGTCGCAACGCTGACGCACAAGTTATGATATACAACTTGAAGTCTAAGCCTGAAGCCGCAGACCAAAGCAAGGAATGACGTAAGGGCTCGTATGACACTGAATCGCCGTCCCTTAAGCCTAGAGTCTTTAACTGCTACATATAGAAACACAACGAATAAAGTTGAAATAAGAAGTAAACGCACGGTAGATAGGACCGATAATTAAGAATGATGTCGACAAACGAAAGATGTCATAACATCTAAATTTAGGGCGTGTTAGCGTGTTCGTTCGAAAATAAAGTATCAATGCCAGCTTTTGAGAAACCGAGTACTGGAATGACGTCGCCAACTTTGTCAAATTATCCAAAGCAGGGACCTAATTCGAGAGCTCTTCAAAGTGTCGTAAGGATTTCCGATGATTCTGGAGATACACATTCTGGGACTCCCACAGTTCAGCCGCCTTGGTGGATCACTCCAGAGAGTCTAGAAATAGAATTTTATTAAGTCTGTGCAAATTAAGCAAATATAAGATCACAAATGAACAAAAAGCATAAGTAACTATCAATTCGGTGCCAACTAATTTTGGTTGCATCGTACCTTAACAAAGCAAGCTAGGCTACGGTGGTGTTGGAGCCGTTGTTCCATGGAGCTGAAGGTAAAAACAAGAGGTCTGGTATGTGCGGGTACAAGTGCCTGATACGCACAAGTGGTTGCTGTGCCACATCGATGAATATAACTGGAAGAGCCCAGAGGCTAATCAATAAACGCTTCTTTCCTGTAAAATGCGTCGGGAGACTAGGATCGGGAATTTCAATTTTCAATACAACGATCCATGTCAATGCTCATCATCATGACTTGGAATTGTTGAGGTACCGAGATAACTAATACATTAAATGATATGCACTATCTTGATTAATCGCGGCATTCCGAGTGATTTCCAACAGGTTGCTTCTGTGATAAAATGCCGTGATGGCTGATGAGCAAAGTGCCAAGAAACCTATGCTTATTTTGGGCATTGACTTGCGCAATGGCAAAAGATTTTGTGTGAAGAGGGATAAGTGTCCCTAATAAGAAAAGTCTATAATATGATGAGATTGAATAACAGATCTGCCTAGGAGGGTTCGCACCGCATTGATTCTACAGGCTTACTTGTTCCAAGGATCAATCGTACTGAAATGGATTCAGTTGGCAGCCGTGCCAGAACTCGGACAGTTGACGCGCCAAATTAGAGCACAAAGACAATGGGCTTATTCGCGTCAACTCCCGCTTTAGTAGCGTACTTTATCAGGGGGTGGCATAAGGACCCCCGATTATCCCGGGGGAGGCTTCTTCGGCTTCCGGACATGGATCCTAGTGGCCGGGAGGGGGGAGGCATCGTTTTTTCCGGACATGAAGCCCTGGTTGGAGGGGGGTAGGCATCGTGCAAATCCGGACATGAAGGGGTCGCCGCGGCCCGAGGCTTCTTCGGCTTCCGGACATCACGTGGAGGTCCATCCTCCGGGGAAAATTTTTTCCGGGCGCTAACGCCGTCAAAGGGTCACTTTTGATCGTAACGGTATTCAACTTACAGCCTCGCTCGGGGGCTAGGTTATGTTTCTAGTATATCAACCTACTGTATTTACTAGTTTAAGTTGAATTTATTGTTTTCCCATTCCGTTTTGAGCTTGATGCCccgggtatatgcgtttgcATTTGGCTTATAATTACCAACACTCGGGGTTATTTTCTGAGCTTCGCACACAAATTTTTCGTTGGTGTTAGTGATTTACGTGACCATAGCCAGAGTCAGAGCTCCTTCGTGCTCGAATTTCCATCTCGTGCGAGTACTATGGGAAGTTTAGGCAAATTGTCTGCGCGTAATATCATTGCGCCCGGGCAGGATATAATCGAACAGAACAGCGCGCTTTCCATCCCCAATATTTTCTTAAATTTGCTCCCCGCCTTTGATGCTCCAGTCCCCGATGCTCTTCGATTCACTTTCCCACCTCTGAATAATAATTCGCCCGAGCAAATCGCCTCTTCTACGACTCGTTTCCACGATCATTTGCCCACAGCAATTGGTGCGGATCTCATTGGTCATTCGATTCCCGATCCTACACTCTTCCTATCTCTGCGGAAAGAGTGGCAGAATGTACAGCCCGATGAAGTCCAGTCGATATTCCATGTGACAAACGATGGAAACGCTCATTATTACCCAATCTGGATATTGACATGGTGGGAATTAGTGCTATCAGGCAGACAGAAACAGGACCAATGGCGTAGCGCGTGTGACTGGCTATCCCAAGCTAAATCGACTTCAAACCACCCGGCTGCTTTACAAGTTTTCACTCAAGCATGGGATTATATATCGCATATAGGATGGGACACTGCAATTCCGTTCGAAACCAGATGCTCTGCCGCTGATCTATCGTTCTTTCTCTCAAACAATTGGTTGGCCACTCGACATATTGATTGGATGCTCGAATCGGCGCAGCTCCGCTTTGAATCACGCGAACCAGGCGAGGCTCAATTGCGACCTCCCCATAATTCAGTTATTTTCTACTCACCCGAAGTCCTCCGGGGCATTATTCGACGATTCGAAACCATTCCACCCAGTATTCCTCCCGAAGCGATCTCTCGGTTTCTTTCGCCACTTCAAAATCGGATTCGAAATGGGGAGCGCCCACTGCTCTATACCGTCTATAACTACTCTGACGTACACTGGATCGCGCTAGAGGTTGACTTCAACCGGCAGGTCATCCGTTATGGCGACTCGATGGGTGGCCAGAGAAGTTCGGCTCGCATTCGGAATATAATCAACGCCTGGCTGAAAGCGACTTGGGGTTACGACAAATTTGTGTCTGAACAGATGCCATGCGGTACTCAAGTGGACGATGCGACTTCCTGTGGAGTTTGTGCGGTCAATACCATTGAAAGGCAGGTCTTTGAAGACCCATTATGGGACGAAGGTCTTGCCTCGGCATATCGGGCATCAAAATTTGTGGAAATAGCGTACCGAATATTAGTGCCGAATGTAAGCTTCTCCTTGTGCCTATTGCTGATCCCGTGTATCTACTAAACATATTTATTTCAAAGGGATCTGATTCCATTATCAACCCCCCATTGCCGATATCGCGCATATTGGCCAATTCGTTAGCTGGGTCAATCGGACAAGGTTTATTTATTGCCGAGCCCCCAACATCTCCTCATCAAGCCTCCGGTTATCTCTCCTCCGATGACAATTTCTTCGATGGATTTTCTTCAGATGTAATCGAGAATGTCGAATTCAACGCCTTAAACTTATCCGATGACCAGACCGATGGGGATGCAACGGATGATCCAGAGCTCGTGCATCGAAACCAGGTTTTGATACGCTCGGGATTGGACTCAGACTCGAGTTCAGACTCCAACTCCAGCTCAGAGAGTTTGAAACGCCCGAGAAAACGACAAAAGCCTGGGAAGTCGGCAGCACATACCCGGACTGTCTTAGGAGCCGTTCGCGAAGGAAACTTTCAAATCGACAACCTTCGATGGGCTCGTTTTGAAGCAACGATCAAAGATCTCGATAATTATGCTGTGCTCGATCGCGAAAACCCACTATATGTACGACACTCGACATGCGGGAATAAGTTCAAGATGCGCCAGCCATACGATACCAAAAATTTCAAAACACACGTCCAAGCAAAAACTTGTGGGCCACAGGCGACAGGAGCATCCTCAGGAAGAAAGTCAAAAAGCTTGAAGAAGTCCGATGGTGCCGGAATGCTCCCTCTCACCTCGTTTGCTGGTTTCAAACGGCGTTCTGACCGCTCTATCAGCACTAGTGCAAATCTTACTGGCCCAGAGCCACAGCTTTCTACTCCTGGCTTGCCTGCTATGGTCGCATCTTCGTCATCTACTTCAACACCATCTTCTCAGCAGGAGATCGAGCGCATGTGCCCAGGCCTCTCGGAAGAAGATATGTCAGGTATATCTAATTACTTGCTTCGAACTACGTATATTGGGGGAGGAAGTCGCGCATATAAGCACTTTGCGTTTGCTCTTTATTCAATACCATATGCCGAACTCGGAGCAGAAGAGCAACAGAATGTTCGGAACGAAGCTCATGGAAATGTCGCCTGGCGTGTAGATGAGTCCCGTAATGTTGTTATTGCCTCGGCCTGTACTCGCATTGCTCGAAGAGGGCGCACTTCAGACGGCAGATTGCGTTCATGCAAAAATTGTGCGGCTCTGTTGAAGCTCCGACGTTTCAGAGCCGCTGTCCGATATGAAGCAAAGCCGAATCAAAAATTTACCAATAGGCGATGGGTTCGGGCATCCTCGTGCATGCAGTTTGCGAAGGTACACGGTGTGTATGAACTCATTGTCAACAAGGTAAGTTACATTCATTATTATTTAATTTCCTTTCAAACTGAAAAATTGATGATTTTAGGACGAGAGGACTCCAGCGCAACGATTTCTTTTACAGGTACTTAAAGGCGAAATGAAAGATCGAAAGATTTTCTGTGGGATGGTTGAAGTGATGGCAATGATGGACGACAAGGCGCTTCGTGGAGTTGGCCTTCAGAATGCCAAATATCCCCCCGAATTCGACCAATTTTGCCACGAAATCGTCAATATATCCCCACTTGCATATCAAACATTTCGTAACATCTTTGGGGGTCGAACTGCATCGAATTTTCGGTATGTAGCACCAGTTATTATCTAGTTACAGGCCTATTGAGAGTCTTTGTAGAGTAATCCGAGGCCGAGAGCGTCGTTTCCCTCTAGCAATCGACGATGGTGTTTTCGAAATTGCACAGATTTATTTTTCTTCGATTAATTACACAGGCCCGGTGTGCTTGTCATGCGATGACACCAAGCTCCTGCCCGCTCTCAAAACCTACTACGATACAAGTACAAAACTGTGGTATTTGCTTGGCGGAACTACGGGCGCCATCGCTGTTGCAAGCACAGAAGAACTTACGTCAATTCTGAAGGATGGGAAACTTTCCAAGGCTTCGAAGGTACGATCCTTAAACTAGCGCTGGACTTGGGCCTAATCCCTATTATAGCTTCGGCTCTGGGTTTTACAGGTCCCATTGCCGCATATACCCCCTCTTGCCATTGCTGCACTACCAATTGCCTCAAATGCTACGACCCAGTCACTTATTGGCTACTTGAAACTTGTCATTCAAGGCCTACTTGCCCGAGGAATACATGTCATTTCGTATGCTACGGATGGCAGCGCAATCGAACAAAATATCCAGGAGTCACTCTTTATGTCCATGGATAAATACCGACACTATACTGTCCCGCATCCTTCACGGCGCCTTCCCAACAGCCTATCTACTCCAGACCCCTTGGACTTCAAACTAGGTCTCTTAGACGGCAAGACCAAGGATAATCCATGTGTAATCATCCAGGATAGTAAACACGCACTCAAAACATTGCGTAATACCCTATACTCAGGTGCTCGGCTTTTAGTAATGGGTTCCAGGACACCAATGTATTCTCAAGTTCGCGACATTGCTGAAGATCCCGATTCAACCCTCCATCGTCGCGATGTCGAAAATAACGATCGGCAGGACGATGTTTCCACGGAATGTGTATTCAACCAGTTCACACTTTCATTCGTAGTCAAAAAACGACCCCAGTACCTTGGCTTAGCAGTCTATCTATACATAGCAGGTGAACTCGGTGATGCATACCAGAGCCGACACATTTTGCACGCAGATCGGCTGTGGATGGTACTTCGAGCAAAATTCTTCTTCGATTTCTGGCGACAATTTCTCCTGGACTCTGGCTACTTATTATCTCGATATTTCATCTCGCAACAGGCTTTCAACATCTTAACAACAATAATTGAGGGCTTAATCTTGCTCATCTATGCTTATCGTGACTATATGCCCGAGGGGACTCCCCTTTTACCCTGGCTGCACTCGAGTGAAGCCTGCGAACACTTTTTTGCCGAAATGCGAAAGCTTGTTCCAGACTTTACATACCTTGACTTTATTTTCTCTGTGCCTAAACTTCGTGTTCTGCTCCGCGCATCCTATCGAAACAGTCCCGAGTTTTCCGCAGCATCGACAGAGCGTCAGAGGAAAGCAACTGGCTACCAGCATACATACATGGATTCAACAAATGTTGACTTGTCACTTCTAGCTTGCTTCCCAACAGACGGCGAGATTGCAgaaattgcatatattgcaTACCGCGAGGCGATTCTACTTGCTCAGGCAGTGAATATACTTCCCGATGACCTGGTCCCTGCAACAGCGCTGGACCATACAAGTACATTTGATCAATCTGAAGAAGATACAAGCCCCGAGTCCAACACAGGTGTGGCAGAAGACTTATCATCAAGTGAAGCGTTTCAAGAGCTAGTTGAGCTTGCAGATGCCCACGACCTTCCGCTTGAATCAATTTCTATTCAACGCGATAACTTAGTGTATGCTAATGCGGCTCTTCAAACCGAGGCCACGGCTCTCATGTAAGTGGACAAAATCTCTCTAATTGTTCCCAAATGGCTGATAATATTTTCCTGCCACGGTGTTTTAGTGACAACCTTCCCCCCGAAAACGATGCCGATGTACTGCTTGACCGCACAGCCGTTGAGGAACATACAAAATCGACCACAGAAATGTCTGACCCCAACTTTCTTGAGTCACAAATTCAAGATATGAATAGCGAAACCTTTCCCCAACAACGCTCTTTGGTCGAGCTCAACTTTGATATCCTACTGCAGATCCGACAGCGCCATCAAAATCCACGCGCACTCAAGAGTAGCAAAAATTATGCAAAAT
Proteins encoded:
- a CDS encoding Retrotransposable element Tf2 protein, translated to MITPATPQIWAWASMQPLFGHFILTTKRISAKGLADLFVSHVWKLHGLPGTVPTTGIKPAFSLAYHPELDGQTERVNQFIEFYLRSYVAADHLDWAMWLPLAEYAYNNAKHAATGKTPFELVYGRNPVMNPSNIPANVPEANHVADTLAQEWKEAESALRMTKERMAGTRGTIPKYSIGEKVWLDAKNVNIWSNSNKLDPKRLGPFEITEKISSHAYCLKLPATLKIHDVFYVGLLSKSHKSSSQPFPDQPPPETIEGEEEYEVEQILDSKRQQGKWFYLIKWKGYGPEDNSWEPEELLEHSQEEINRFNKSQLRKACVINRGK